The Micromonospora sp. M71_S20 genome has a window encoding:
- a CDS encoding dihydrofolate reductase family protein, translating into MGLIHIELFATLDLVGQAPGGPDEDPVGFPFGGWQAPLLDEVAGAQVGAAYEGTDALLLGRRTYDIFAAHWPHQEGGEDDEIATIFNRVPKYVASRGRPDLSWAGSTQLGPDLAGAVREIRDRHEHVKVVGSLNLVQTLLREKLFDRLDLWVHPIVLGVGKKVFDGGAVPTNLTLLEPPVANPRGTVYLRYGFADGTPETGDMSAPDRGAGVDD; encoded by the coding sequence ATGGGCCTCATCCACATCGAACTGTTCGCGACCCTCGACCTCGTCGGGCAGGCGCCCGGCGGCCCCGACGAGGACCCGGTGGGGTTCCCGTTCGGCGGCTGGCAGGCGCCCCTGCTGGACGAGGTCGCCGGCGCACAGGTCGGTGCCGCGTACGAGGGCACGGACGCCCTCCTGCTCGGCCGCCGGACGTACGACATCTTCGCCGCCCACTGGCCGCACCAGGAGGGCGGCGAGGACGACGAGATCGCCACGATCTTCAACAGGGTCCCGAAGTACGTGGCCTCCCGCGGCAGGCCCGACCTCTCGTGGGCCGGGTCCACCCAGCTCGGTCCGGACCTGGCCGGCGCGGTGCGTGAGATCCGTGACCGGCACGAGCACGTGAAGGTCGTCGGGAGCCTGAACCTGGTGCAGACCCTCCTGCGCGAGAAGCTCTTCGACCGGCTCGACCTCTGGGTGCACCCGATCGTGCTCGGCGTCGGCAAGAAGGTGTTCGACGGTGGCGCGGTGCCCACGAACCTCACCCTCCTCGAACCGCCGGTAGCCAATCCGAGGGGCACCGTGTACCTGCGCTACGGGTTCGCGGATGGCACGCCCGAAACGGGGGACATGAGCGCACCCGATCGCGGTGCCGGAGTCGACGACTGA
- a CDS encoding tetratricopeptide repeat protein, with product MSEPGREAQEALAWFVGELRRLRQLSGAPSLNTLVAISTALRQPLARSTLSDKLNAKSLPEWPFVVAFVEACLAHADRAGIRLPAELAEMSHWDAAHWRLLRIADAARTEDRLRAAAHTQLGRRSSGGSTSAGGPEPSSPPLPTDRPTGVLELVTPRQLPTAVPCFVGRRAALAGLAGLLPHMHGAPGTTTICLISGTAGVGKTTLAVGWAHQVADHFPDGQLYVNLRGFDATGPATNPAEVLREFLEALGVPALRVPAGPDARSALFRSLLTGRRVLVLLDNAGDADQVRPLLPGSPGCLVVVTSRGHLPGLVTIEGARPLVLDPLSRTEAYELLSRRLGTDRVENEPDAANRIVDAAAGLPLALAIVAGRAAAQPGLSLGRLADELTRQGGLDRFSYGDAATDIRTVFSWSYRSLDATSARAFRLLGLHPGPDVSVPALASLAGVPVAEAGRTMAALVRANLVSEQLPERYVLHDLLRAYAAELVAGHEPEEARAQALGRLLDCYLHTAHAADLLLYDQRDPIDPAPARTGTTVTAVRDRAEAWRWLTTEHRVLLAVVGLATDARFDTHAWQLAWAVNTYLDRLGAWQEQLVVQERALRAASRVADRDGQARAHRNRAVACLRLEDHDQAHAHLHRSLRLYTELGNAVGSARAHLNLGILAERLGRYEQALHHAQQALGLFAAGENTNGQANALNNIGWYHSQLGNYQQALDNCTRALVLQQRVGNRYWQAHTWDSLGYVHYQLEQQAEAIRCYENALALWREAAERYYEATTLTHLGDSHRAAGAPDLAHRAWRGALEILEQLGHLDAEQVRDRLRSEPAQSF from the coding sequence ATGAGCGAACCGGGCCGGGAGGCGCAGGAGGCGTTGGCCTGGTTCGTCGGTGAACTCAGGCGCCTCCGGCAGCTCTCCGGGGCCCCGTCGTTGAACACGTTGGTCGCCATCTCGACAGCGCTGCGTCAGCCGCTGGCGCGCTCGACGTTGAGCGACAAGCTGAACGCCAAGTCACTGCCCGAGTGGCCCTTCGTCGTCGCCTTCGTCGAGGCCTGCCTGGCGCACGCCGACCGAGCCGGTATCCGACTGCCGGCCGAGCTGGCGGAGATGAGTCACTGGGATGCGGCACACTGGCGGCTGCTCAGGATCGCCGACGCCGCCCGTACGGAGGACCGGCTGCGGGCCGCCGCCCACACCCAGTTGGGCCGCCGCTCCAGCGGCGGTAGCACGTCGGCCGGAGGGCCCGAGCCGTCGTCACCGCCGTTGCCCACCGACCGACCGACGGGCGTCCTCGAACTCGTGACGCCCCGGCAACTGCCGACGGCCGTACCGTGTTTCGTGGGTCGCCGGGCGGCGCTCGCCGGGCTGGCCGGCCTGCTGCCGCACATGCACGGTGCACCGGGCACGACGACGATCTGCCTGATCAGCGGCACGGCCGGCGTCGGCAAGACGACCCTGGCGGTCGGCTGGGCGCACCAGGTCGCCGACCACTTCCCCGACGGGCAGCTCTACGTCAACCTCCGCGGGTTCGACGCCACCGGGCCGGCGACGAACCCGGCGGAGGTGCTCCGCGAGTTCCTCGAAGCTCTCGGCGTGCCGGCGCTACGCGTCCCGGCGGGACCGGACGCCCGCTCGGCGCTGTTCCGCAGCCTGCTGACGGGCCGGCGTGTGCTCGTACTGCTCGACAACGCCGGCGACGCCGACCAGGTCCGCCCGCTGCTGCCCGGCTCGCCGGGCTGCCTGGTGGTGGTCACCAGCCGTGGGCACCTGCCGGGGCTGGTCACCATCGAAGGGGCACGTCCGCTCGTCCTCGACCCGCTGTCGCGGACGGAGGCGTACGAGTTGCTGTCCCGGCGACTCGGCACGGACCGGGTGGAGAACGAGCCGGATGCGGCGAACCGGATCGTCGACGCGGCGGCGGGGCTGCCGCTCGCGCTGGCCATCGTGGCGGGACGGGCCGCCGCCCAACCGGGCCTCAGCCTCGGCCGGCTCGCGGACGAGCTGACGCGGCAGGGCGGTCTCGACCGGTTCAGCTACGGCGACGCGGCCACCGACATCCGCACGGTCTTCTCGTGGTCGTACCGCAGTCTGGACGCGACCTCGGCACGGGCGTTCCGGCTGCTCGGACTACACCCCGGGCCGGACGTCTCCGTGCCGGCGCTCGCGAGCCTCGCCGGCGTGCCCGTGGCGGAGGCGGGCCGGACCATGGCGGCGCTCGTCCGCGCGAACCTGGTCTCCGAGCAGCTCCCGGAGAGGTACGTCCTGCACGACCTCCTGCGCGCGTACGCGGCCGAGCTGGTCGCCGGGCACGAGCCCGAGGAGGCACGCGCGCAGGCGCTCGGCCGGCTCCTCGACTGCTACCTGCACACCGCCCACGCCGCGGATCTGCTCCTCTACGACCAGCGGGACCCGATCGACCCCGCCCCGGCCCGCACGGGCACAACGGTCACCGCGGTCAGGGACCGGGCGGAGGCGTGGCGCTGGCTCACCACGGAGCACCGGGTGCTCCTGGCCGTGGTCGGCCTCGCCACGGACGCCCGGTTCGATACGCACGCCTGGCAGCTGGCCTGGGCCGTCAACACGTACCTCGATCGCCTCGGCGCGTGGCAGGAACAGCTGGTGGTCCAGGAGCGGGCGCTGCGCGCCGCGTCACGGGTGGCCGACCGGGACGGTCAGGCCCGCGCCCACCGCAACCGGGCCGTGGCCTGCCTGCGGCTGGAGGACCACGACCAGGCCCATGCGCACCTGCACCGGTCGCTCCGGCTCTACACCGAACTCGGCAATGCCGTCGGGAGCGCACGGGCCCACCTCAACCTCGGCATCCTGGCCGAGCGCCTGGGCCGCTACGAGCAGGCGCTCCATCACGCGCAGCAGGCACTCGGCCTGTTCGCGGCGGGGGAGAACACCAACGGGCAGGCGAACGCGCTGAACAACATCGGCTGGTACCACAGCCAGCTCGGCAACTACCAGCAGGCGCTCGACAACTGCACGCGGGCGCTGGTCCTGCAACAGCGGGTCGGCAACCGGTACTGGCAGGCGCACACCTGGGACAGTCTCGGCTACGTGCACTACCAGCTGGAGCAGCAGGCGGAGGCGATCCGCTGCTACGAGAACGCGCTCGCGCTGTGGCGGGAGGCGGCGGAGCGCTACTACGAGGCCACGACGCTCACCCATCTCGGCGACAGCCACCGCGCCGCCGGTGCGCCGGACCTCGCCCACCGCGCCTGGCGCGGTGCGCTGGAGATCCTGGAGCAGTTGGGCCACCTGGACGCCGAGCAGGTCCGGGACCGGCTGCGCTCCGAGCCCGCACAGTCCTTCTGA
- the dinB gene encoding DNA polymerase IV, whose protein sequence is MSREASILHADLDAFYASVEQRDDPRLRGRPVIVGGGVVLACSYEAKARGVHSAMGGRQARRLCPEAIVVPPRMAAYTAASRAVFEIFRRTTPIVEGLSIDEAFLDVGGLRRLVGPPADVAARLRREVREGVGLPITVGVARTKFLAKVASGVAKPDGLLVVPPDGELAFLHPLPVERLWGVGPVTATKLRERRVRTVGQVARLGEATLVSLLGAGAGRHLHALAHNRDPRPVQVGRRRGSMGAQHALAPVPHSPAELEAVLAGLVDRVTRRMRAATRAGRTVTLRLRFGDYSRATRSRTVAKATADTAPLLAAARALLRTALPEIERRGVTLLGVSVGNLDDSPVQPPLPFDRDPGADLDAAVDAVRDRFGSGALTRAVLLGRDPGLEMPLLPD, encoded by the coding sequence GTGTCGCGAGAGGCCAGCATCCTGCACGCCGACCTGGACGCGTTCTACGCGTCGGTCGAGCAGCGGGACGATCCGCGCCTGCGCGGCCGGCCGGTGATCGTCGGCGGGGGCGTGGTCCTGGCGTGCAGCTACGAGGCGAAGGCCCGGGGCGTCCACAGCGCGATGGGCGGCCGGCAGGCCCGGCGGCTCTGCCCCGAGGCGATCGTCGTGCCGCCGAGGATGGCGGCCTACACGGCGGCGAGCCGCGCGGTGTTCGAGATCTTCCGGCGCACCACCCCGATCGTCGAGGGGCTCTCCATCGACGAGGCGTTCCTCGACGTGGGCGGCCTGCGCCGGCTGGTCGGCCCGCCCGCCGACGTCGCCGCCCGGTTGCGCCGGGAGGTACGCGAGGGGGTCGGCCTGCCGATCACGGTGGGCGTGGCCCGCACGAAGTTCCTCGCCAAGGTGGCCAGCGGCGTCGCCAAGCCCGACGGCCTGCTGGTCGTCCCGCCGGACGGGGAGCTGGCGTTCCTGCACCCGTTGCCGGTGGAGCGGCTGTGGGGCGTCGGGCCGGTGACCGCGACGAAGCTGCGCGAGCGACGCGTCCGTACGGTCGGGCAGGTCGCCCGCCTCGGCGAGGCGACGCTGGTCTCGCTGCTCGGCGCGGGCGCCGGTCGGCACCTGCACGCCCTGGCGCACAACCGCGACCCCCGGCCGGTGCAGGTCGGCCGCCGGCGCGGGTCGATGGGCGCGCAGCACGCCCTCGCCCCCGTCCCGCACTCCCCCGCCGAACTGGAGGCGGTCCTCGCCGGCCTGGTCGACCGGGTGACCAGGCGGATGCGGGCGGCGACGCGGGCCGGCCGGACGGTGACGCTGCGCCTGCGGTTCGGCGACTACAGCCGCGCGACCCGCTCCCGCACGGTGGCCAAGGCGACCGCCGACACGGCCCCGCTGCTCGCCGCGGCGCGGGCGCTGCTGCGGACGGCGCTGCCCGAGATCGAACGGCGGGGCGTGACCCTGCTCGGCGTGTCGGTCGGGAACCTGGACGACTCCCCCGTCCAGCCGCCGCTGCCGTTCGACCGCGATCCGGGGGCGGACCTGGACGCGGCCGTGGACGCGGTGCGCGACCGGTTCGGGTCCGGGGCGCTCACCCGGGCGGTGCTGCTCGGCCGGGACCCCGGCCTGGAGATGCCGCTGCTGCCGGACTGA
- a CDS encoding SDR family oxidoreductase encodes MTGGTGRVGGQVVARLVGAGDVRVRVLSRDPARASVVLGPQVEVVGGDLAVPDGLSAALDGVDALFLVFPSVTADRAAGRLVATLAERVGRVVYLSAHGVPDDPDGAAEPDGTIMGSHAHVEALIAGSAAEYAFLRSSGFAANTLAWAPQIRRSDVLRWFVPQASRALVHEADLGAVAARLLTDDRHHRRAYHLTGPEQLTQVEQLAAIGAALGRTLRFEEMDSAQAAAELFPSMPAGVAAGIIAGHAAMVAQPEPVTDTVRHLLGRSALTYAQWARDHAEDFTGPQ; translated from the coding sequence GTGACCGGGGGGACCGGGCGGGTGGGTGGGCAGGTCGTCGCCCGGCTCGTCGGCGCGGGGGACGTGCGGGTGCGCGTGCTGTCCCGCGATCCGGCGAGGGCATCGGTGGTCCTGGGACCGCAGGTGGAGGTGGTCGGCGGTGATCTCGCCGTGCCCGACGGCCTGAGCGCCGCCCTGGACGGTGTGGATGCGCTGTTCCTCGTCTTCCCGTCGGTCACCGCCGACCGGGCGGCCGGTCGGTTGGTGGCGACGCTGGCCGAGCGGGTCGGGCGCGTCGTCTACCTGTCCGCCCACGGCGTACCGGACGACCCGGACGGCGCCGCTGAGCCGGACGGGACCATCATGGGCTCCCACGCCCATGTGGAGGCCCTGATCGCAGGGTCGGCCGCCGAGTACGCGTTCCTGCGCTCCAGCGGTTTCGCCGCGAACACCCTGGCGTGGGCGCCGCAGATCCGGCGGTCGGACGTCCTGCGGTGGTTCGTGCCCCAGGCCAGCCGGGCCCTGGTGCACGAGGCGGACCTCGGGGCGGTGGCAGCGCGGTTGCTGACGGACGACCGGCACCACCGCAGGGCCTACCACCTGACCGGCCCCGAGCAGCTGACGCAGGTCGAGCAGCTCGCGGCGATCGGTGCCGCGCTCGGCCGGACGCTGCGTTTCGAGGAGATGGACTCCGCACAGGCCGCCGCCGAGCTCTTCCCTTCGATGCCGGCTGGCGTGGCCGCCGGCATCATCGCCGGCCACGCGGCGATGGTCGCGCAACCCGAGCCGGTCACCGACACCGTCCGGCACCTGCTGGGCCGGTCCGCCCTGACCTACGCCCAGTGGGCCCGCGACCACGCCGAGGACTTCACCGGTCCGCAGTAG
- the nhaA gene encoding Na+/H+ antiporter NhaA, which translates to MTDAGRRRGSLFARRSWAETSRITAILRRETVGGALLLVGALVALLWSNSPWVEHYQALRDFRAGPAFLHLDLSMATWATDGLLAVFFFVAGLELKREFVAGDLRDPRRAVVPVAAACGGVLVPALLYHLIAGGDAAKGWAIPTATDIAFALAVLAVVGRFLPPALRTFLLTLAVVDDLIAIVIIAVFYTTDLSVVPLLGALAPLAVFGLLVQRRVRSWWLLLPLAALTWVLVHESGVHATVAGVLLAFTVPVVRSDAAGGPGTGPGLAEHFERRFRPISAGVAVPVFAFFSAGVAVGGLTGLATALSDRVAIGIVIGLLVGKPVGIMGATWLVSRFTRAHPDEGLNWLDVFGLSLLGGIGFTVSLLVGELAFGVGSERDDHVKVAVLTGSLLSALFASVVLRARSRLHRQVCEAEAVDRDRDGVPDVYDRHPDRPDAY; encoded by the coding sequence GTGACCGACGCCGGTCGGCGCCGTGGCAGCCTGTTCGCCCGGCGATCGTGGGCGGAGACCAGCCGCATCACTGCCATCCTGCGCCGGGAGACGGTGGGCGGGGCGCTTCTGCTCGTCGGGGCGCTGGTGGCGCTGCTCTGGTCCAACTCACCCTGGGTGGAGCACTACCAGGCGTTGCGGGACTTCCGCGCCGGACCCGCCTTCCTGCACCTCGACCTCAGCATGGCCACCTGGGCGACCGACGGCCTGCTGGCCGTCTTCTTCTTCGTCGCCGGGCTCGAACTCAAACGTGAGTTCGTGGCGGGGGACCTGCGGGATCCGCGTCGCGCGGTGGTCCCGGTGGCGGCGGCCTGTGGCGGCGTGCTGGTGCCGGCCCTGCTCTACCACCTGATCGCCGGCGGCGACGCGGCGAAGGGCTGGGCGATCCCGACGGCGACCGACATCGCCTTCGCGCTGGCTGTGCTCGCCGTGGTCGGCCGGTTCCTTCCGCCCGCGCTGCGTACCTTCCTGCTCACCCTCGCGGTCGTCGACGACCTGATCGCCATCGTGATCATCGCCGTCTTCTACACCACCGACCTGTCGGTCGTGCCGTTGCTCGGCGCCCTGGCCCCGCTGGCGGTCTTCGGTCTGTTGGTGCAGCGTCGCGTCCGGTCCTGGTGGCTGCTGCTCCCACTCGCGGCCCTGACCTGGGTGCTGGTGCACGAGTCGGGGGTGCACGCCACCGTGGCGGGGGTCCTGCTGGCCTTCACCGTCCCGGTCGTCCGCAGCGACGCCGCCGGGGGACCGGGCACCGGGCCAGGACTGGCCGAGCACTTCGAGCGCCGGTTCCGCCCGATCTCCGCCGGCGTCGCGGTGCCGGTCTTCGCGTTCTTCTCTGCCGGGGTCGCGGTGGGGGGCCTGACCGGCCTGGCGACCGCGCTCAGCGACCGGGTGGCGATCGGCATCGTCATCGGTCTGCTCGTCGGCAAACCGGTCGGCATCATGGGTGCCACCTGGCTGGTTTCCCGGTTCACCCGTGCCCATCCGGACGAGGGCCTCAACTGGCTCGACGTGTTCGGCCTGTCGCTGCTCGGCGGCATCGGCTTCACCGTCTCGCTGCTCGTCGGCGAGTTGGCCTTCGGGGTGGGCAGTGAGCGGGACGACCACGTCAAGGTGGCCGTGCTCACCGGGTCCCTGCTCTCGGCGCTGTTCGCCTCCGTGGTCCTGCGCGCCCGGAGCCGCCTGCACCGGCAGGTCTGCGAGGCGGAGGCCGTCGACCGCGACCGGGACGGCGTGCCGGACGTCTACGACCGGCATCCTGACCGGCCGGACGCCTACTGA
- a CDS encoding serine protease, translating to MTVPAAGAAAGATPTVGTNAIFGPDTRVPVSPTTMFPARATVRLTFPGGQCTGFMISERTVATAGHCVHSGGSRGAWRTNIVAYPGHDGTTAPFGSCAAVRLFAPSGWTGSIYAPTPADPAYDYGAVQLNCAIGTRTGWLGLGYPSQPVTGSCTSTQGYPLDRSGQWASKDVIRAESTSFLYVRHPLVGGQEGSPVFYTPDPDDWCPTPPRLVNPCPCPPPPDCVCPTPAVLGILARGPYGAGPGATNNIVTRITAPVVNNFMQWR from the coding sequence GTGACGGTCCCCGCGGCCGGCGCCGCGGCCGGCGCGACTCCCACGGTCGGCACCAACGCGATCTTCGGTCCCGACACGCGGGTGCCGGTCAGCCCGACCACCATGTTTCCCGCCAGGGCCACCGTCCGGTTGACGTTCCCCGGCGGCCAGTGCACCGGCTTCATGATCAGCGAACGTACGGTCGCGACCGCCGGCCACTGCGTGCACTCCGGGGGCTCGCGCGGCGCCTGGCGTACCAACATCGTCGCGTACCCGGGGCACGACGGCACGACGGCGCCCTTCGGCTCGTGCGCGGCGGTCCGGCTCTTCGCCCCCTCGGGCTGGACCGGCTCGATCTACGCCCCCACCCCCGCCGACCCGGCCTACGACTACGGCGCGGTGCAGCTCAACTGCGCGATCGGCACCAGGACCGGCTGGCTCGGCCTCGGCTACCCGAGTCAACCCGTGACCGGATCCTGCACGTCGACCCAGGGATACCCGCTCGACCGATCCGGACAGTGGGCGAGCAAGGACGTCATCCGTGCCGAGAGCACGAGCTTCCTCTACGTCCGGCACCCCCTCGTCGGCGGGCAGGAGGGCAGCCCCGTCTTCTACACGCCCGACCCGGACGACTGGTGCCCGACGCCGCCGCGGCTGGTGAACCCGTGCCCGTGCCCGCCGCCACCGGACTGCGTGTGCCCGACCCCGGCGGTGCTGGGGATCCTCGCCCGCGGACCGTACGGCGCCGGACCCGGCGCCACCAACAACATCGTCACCCGGATCACGGCGCCGGTCGTCAACAACTTCATGCAGTGGCGTTGA
- a CDS encoding GNAT family N-acetyltransferase, with product MLIRRETPADINAIRAVHLAAFADPQKPDAVPVEAGLVDALRADDGWLPALSLVAADDAGRVVGHVVCTRGRVAGEPVALGLGPLGVLPAWQRRGVGSALMHAVLGAADAREEALVVLLGHPDYYPRFGFRPAVDLGVTPPQPWGPRHFMARPLSAWRSSIRGAFAYARPFDEL from the coding sequence GTGCTGATCAGACGCGAGACCCCCGCCGACATCAACGCGATCCGGGCGGTGCACCTGGCCGCCTTCGCCGACCCGCAGAAGCCGGACGCCGTACCCGTCGAGGCGGGGCTGGTGGACGCGCTGCGGGCCGACGACGGGTGGCTGCCGGCCCTCTCCCTCGTCGCGGCGGACGACGCCGGGCGGGTGGTCGGGCACGTGGTGTGCACCCGGGGCCGGGTCGCCGGCGAGCCGGTCGCGCTGGGGTTGGGTCCGCTCGGCGTGCTGCCGGCCTGGCAGCGGCGCGGGGTCGGCTCCGCGCTGATGCACGCGGTGCTCGGCGCGGCCGACGCGCGCGAGGAGGCCCTGGTGGTGCTGCTCGGGCACCCCGACTACTACCCGCGCTTCGGGTTCCGCCCGGCGGTCGACCTCGGCGTCACCCCGCCGCAGCCGTGGGGGCCGCGCCACTTCATGGCCCGGCCGCTGAGCGCCTGGCGGTCGTCGATCCGGGGCGCGTTCGCCTACGCCCGCCCGTTCGACGAGTTGTAG
- a CDS encoding M14 family metallopeptidase → MRDPLTPRWRRRLPVPAALAAATAAVLLVSPASAVVPAAGPPVELVRVADEEANVVEVLLAGTAQLDALVATGVDLDHHVTRTGDGVVAHAVVTASEAAALTRAGFTLGEVLHRPADARARVAEREATIAGHVARNREFAAAARGPATAAASDVKIIRADYYTSGTSQVLSVEAKWAQGQTAADALTVERDSGPGTEIGSGGTQTISRFVDAGVYLYHRGAAQVTSRPDRIRITSPTGDVAVAQVREWLPTPGDGPEGPGYQKDFVTSYLTPTELYGRIHQLAAEFPRLAEVVELPYRTNGYRRHAQAVLGTATDSRVAVDSLAWGHEGGNDVSVELVDPGAADAPLSVTVAGEAVRVTLGTDGDGAVTSTAAQVVAALNAGAGTLVRAYTYRGSPGGGVVAPAARTPLSDGLSAPASVSRDPHPVYAIRIGKHRDGSKLGVLAYAQEHAREWVPPLVTVETAERLLRNYAHDGRTRQLLDSLDIWIAPSVNPDGGHYSFYDFNSQRKNMTNHCPTNGAADFLARNSWGVDNNRNYTEYSLFDGYSGASANCTSGTYAGPGELSEPENRNLDWLASRPNIRFSMNLHSSGNYFMWSPGAYALPDRVSAPRPTLAEESAFWGASSRILAAIKRHRNMAVTPARTGPISDVLYSAAGNSGDMLWYRYGIYAWNFEVGTSFQPEWDEAHAETLEFANGLVELMRVARDFARDRTRPRSTLAVAPGATPGTVDVTFSTSEPAAVFYTLDRAAPTYASKLYGSAGIREGGETLTVPTGTRIHWFSVDSAGNVENNYRPDGNGRNYRKGTAVPPAG, encoded by the coding sequence ATGCGTGATCCCCTGACTCCCCGGTGGCGACGCCGCCTCCCCGTCCCGGCCGCGCTCGCCGCCGCCACGGCCGCGGTGCTGCTGGTCAGCCCGGCCTCGGCCGTCGTGCCCGCCGCAGGACCCCCGGTCGAGCTGGTCCGGGTCGCCGACGAGGAGGCGAACGTCGTCGAGGTGCTGCTCGCCGGCACCGCCCAACTGGACGCCCTCGTCGCCACCGGCGTCGACCTCGACCACCACGTGACCCGGACCGGGGACGGGGTCGTCGCGCACGCGGTCGTCACCGCCAGCGAGGCCGCGGCGCTGACCAGGGCCGGTTTCACCCTCGGCGAGGTGCTGCACCGTCCCGCCGACGCCCGGGCCCGGGTGGCGGAACGCGAGGCGACCATCGCCGGGCACGTCGCGCGGAACCGCGAGTTCGCCGCCGCGGCGCGCGGTCCGGCCACCGCCGCCGCGTCCGACGTCAAGATCATCCGGGCGGACTACTACACCTCCGGAACGAGCCAGGTCCTCTCCGTCGAGGCGAAGTGGGCGCAGGGCCAGACCGCCGCCGACGCCCTCACCGTCGAGCGGGACAGCGGCCCGGGCACCGAGATCGGCTCCGGCGGTACGCAGACGATCTCCCGTTTCGTCGACGCCGGCGTCTACCTGTACCACCGTGGGGCCGCGCAGGTGACCAGCCGGCCCGACCGGATCCGCATCACCAGCCCGACCGGCGACGTCGCCGTGGCCCAGGTGCGGGAGTGGCTTCCCACCCCCGGCGACGGCCCCGAGGGGCCGGGCTACCAGAAGGACTTCGTCACCAGCTACCTGACGCCGACCGAGCTGTACGGGCGGATCCATCAGCTGGCGGCCGAGTTCCCCCGGCTGGCCGAGGTCGTCGAGCTGCCGTACCGGACCAACGGCTACCGACGGCACGCCCAGGCGGTGCTGGGCACCGCCACCGACAGCCGCGTCGCGGTGGACTCCCTGGCCTGGGGGCACGAGGGCGGCAACGACGTCTCCGTGGAACTGGTCGACCCGGGCGCGGCGGACGCGCCGCTGTCGGTGACCGTCGCCGGCGAGGCCGTCCGGGTCACCCTGGGTACCGACGGCGACGGCGCGGTGACCAGCACCGCCGCCCAGGTCGTCGCGGCGCTCAACGCCGGCGCCGGGACGCTCGTGCGGGCGTACACCTATCGGGGCAGCCCGGGCGGCGGCGTGGTCGCGCCGGCCGCGCGGACCCCGCTCAGCGACGGTCTGAGCGCGCCGGCGAGCGTCTCCCGCGACCCGCACCCGGTGTACGCCATCCGCATCGGCAAGCACCGGGACGGCTCGAAGCTCGGCGTGCTCGCGTACGCGCAGGAACACGCCCGCGAGTGGGTGCCGCCGCTGGTGACCGTCGAGACCGCCGAGCGGCTGCTGCGCAACTACGCCCACGACGGGCGGACCCGGCAGCTGCTGGACAGCCTCGACATCTGGATCGCCCCCTCGGTCAACCCCGACGGCGGCCACTACTCCTTCTACGACTTCAACTCGCAGCGCAAGAACATGACCAACCACTGCCCGACGAACGGGGCGGCCGACTTCCTGGCCCGCAACTCCTGGGGCGTGGACAACAACCGCAACTACACCGAGTACAGCCTCTTCGACGGCTACTCGGGGGCGTCGGCGAACTGCACCAGCGGCACGTACGCCGGGCCGGGCGAGCTGTCCGAGCCCGAGAACCGCAATCTCGACTGGCTGGCATCCCGGCCGAACATCAGGTTCTCGATGAACCTGCACTCCTCGGGCAACTACTTCATGTGGTCGCCGGGGGCGTACGCGCTGCCCGACCGCGTCTCCGCGCCCCGGCCGACGCTCGCCGAGGAGTCGGCGTTCTGGGGCGCCTCGTCGCGGATCCTGGCCGCCATCAAGCGGCACCGCAACATGGCGGTGACCCCGGCGCGCACCGGCCCGATCTCCGACGTGCTCTACTCGGCGGCCGGCAACTCCGGGGACATGCTCTGGTACAGGTACGGCATCTACGCCTGGAACTTCGAGGTCGGCACCTCCTTCCAGCCGGAGTGGGACGAGGCGCACGCCGAGACGCTGGAGTTCGCCAACGGCCTGGTCGAGCTGATGCGGGTGGCCCGGGACTTCGCCAGGGACCGGACCCGGCCGCGCAGCACGCTGGCGGTCGCGCCCGGCGCGACGCCCGGCACGGTGGACGTGACGTTCTCCACCAGCGAGCCGGCCGCCGTCTTCTACACCCTCGACCGGGCCGCCCCCACGTACGCGTCGAAGCTCTACGGCTCGGCGGGCATCCGGGAGGGCGGGGAGACGCTGACCGTCCCAACGGGAACGCGGATCCACTGGTTCTCGGTGGACTCGGCGGGCAACGTCGAGAACAACTACCGCCCCGACGGCAACGGCCGCAACTACCGCAAGGGCACCGCCGTGCCGCCGGCGGGCTGA
- a CDS encoding universal stress protein: MAELGLALLAIVAWLVAGLVTAAVFVTRGGHRNLLWYLVGGLLGPLFIPIAAERGRADPQRVDVRAPAPAPARSGLRVLVGLDGSPDSDRALRAVAHALGGTAGELVLVTVTDPDVVDIQADEEHQRARLLLDEAARNLPDELPTPSTEVVSGHPADALLAVAEARDVDLLVIGRRGHGLDEKLLGNVAEDLAHRSSRAVLLGSLPGR, from the coding sequence GTGGCTGAGCTGGGACTGGCCCTGCTGGCGATCGTGGCCTGGCTGGTTGCCGGGCTGGTCACCGCAGCGGTCTTCGTGACCCGTGGTGGGCACCGCAACCTGCTCTGGTATCTCGTCGGAGGCCTGCTCGGGCCGCTGTTCATCCCGATCGCCGCCGAGCGCGGCCGGGCCGATCCGCAGCGGGTCGACGTCCGGGCGCCGGCGCCGGCGCCGGCGCGGTCCGGCCTGCGCGTGCTGGTCGGCCTGGACGGCTCGCCCGACTCCGACCGCGCGCTGCGCGCCGTCGCTCACGCGTTGGGCGGCACGGCCGGCGAGTTGGTGCTGGTCACCGTGACCGACCCGGACGTGGTCGACATCCAGGCGGACGAAGAGCACCAGCGGGCCCGACTACTGCTCGACGAGGCCGCCCGTAACCTGCCGGACGAGCTGCCCACTCCCAGCACGGAGGTGGTGTCGGGTCATCCGGCCGACGCTCTCCTGGCAGTCGCCGAGGCGCGGGACGTGGACCTCTTGGTGATCGGAAGGCGGGGCCACGGGCTCGACGAGAAGCTGCTGGGCAACGTGGCGGAGGATCTGGCGCACCGCAGCTCCCGAGCGGTGCTGCTGGGCAGCCTCCCCGGTCGCTGA